In a single window of the Phaeobacter sp. G2 genome:
- a CDS encoding L,D-transpeptidase family protein has product MTKINSPRRAARLKYGLFALALGSISSFGFGTMATAQSTAFRQAVASTASVNDDVAQFYRENTYSALWTGGDAASNQRRAALLRALEEASAHGLPDQSGTAASLVEQMRNARTARDFGQVEAALSTAFVNYAAMVQTGLLKPSAIDSDMVRERRDHDGPAALAGMRDNQPFAYMRTLVPASPQYRALMREKLRLEQVQAAGGWGPTVSGSKLEPGDTGRNVVALRNRLIALGYMERSATANYDHNIERAVESFQSDHGLEVDGVAGGGTLKEINRPVRDRLKSVIIAMERERWLTPDRGARHVLVNQTDFTAKIIDNGDITFETRSVIGKNQSGRRSPEFSDVMEHMVINPSWYVPRSIITQEYLPKLRNNPNAVGHIQITDNRGRVVNRANTDFSQFTARNFPYAMRQPPSRSNALGLVKFMFPNKYNIYLHDTPQKSLFKREVRAFSHGCIRLAQPFEFAYALLAKQTEDPIDFFHRILKSGKETKVELDQQVPVHIIYRTAYVSNKGRAEFRRDVYGRDAKVWSALERAGVSLSDVQG; this is encoded by the coding sequence ATGACCAAAATCAATTCCCCGAGGCGCGCTGCACGTCTTAAATATGGGCTTTTTGCCCTGGCCTTGGGCAGCATCAGCAGTTTTGGTTTTGGCACCATGGCAACCGCGCAGTCCACGGCTTTTCGTCAAGCTGTCGCCTCTACTGCGTCTGTTAACGATGATGTTGCGCAGTTTTATCGGGAAAATACCTATTCGGCCCTCTGGACCGGCGGTGACGCGGCATCAAACCAGCGGCGCGCGGCGCTATTGCGGGCGCTGGAGGAGGCCTCTGCCCATGGGCTCCCTGACCAATCTGGCACTGCCGCATCTCTGGTGGAGCAGATGCGGAATGCCCGTACGGCCCGAGATTTTGGCCAGGTTGAGGCCGCACTGAGCACGGCATTTGTTAACTATGCAGCCATGGTCCAGACAGGTTTGCTGAAACCTTCTGCCATCGACAGCGACATGGTCCGCGAGCGGCGCGATCACGACGGCCCGGCGGCGCTGGCGGGGATGCGGGACAATCAACCCTTTGCCTATATGCGTACCCTGGTTCCGGCTTCGCCACAGTATCGCGCTTTGATGCGGGAAAAACTGCGTCTGGAGCAAGTGCAGGCGGCGGGTGGCTGGGGGCCAACCGTTTCAGGCAGCAAACTGGAACCCGGCGATACCGGGCGCAACGTTGTTGCTCTGCGCAATCGGCTTATCGCTTTGGGCTACATGGAGCGCAGCGCCACGGCCAATTACGACCATAACATTGAACGCGCTGTTGAGAGCTTTCAGTCCGACCATGGGCTGGAGGTAGACGGTGTTGCCGGCGGCGGCACCCTGAAGGAAATCAACCGTCCGGTGCGCGACCGCCTGAAATCGGTGATCATCGCCATGGAGCGGGAACGCTGGCTGACACCGGACCGGGGGGCGCGCCACGTTCTGGTGAACCAGACCGACTTTACCGCCAAGATTATCGACAATGGCGATATCACCTTTGAAACCCGTTCCGTCATCGGCAAAAACCAATCTGGTCGCCGCTCGCCCGAGTTCTCCGATGTGATGGAGCATATGGTGATCAATCCCAGCTGGTATGTGCCGCGGTCGATTATCACCCAGGAATATCTGCCAAAACTGCGCAACAATCCCAATGCGGTTGGACATATTCAGATCACCGACAACCGTGGCCGGGTGGTCAACCGCGCCAATACGGATTTTTCTCAGTTTACTGCGCGCAACTTTCCCTATGCGATGCGCCAGCCGCCCAGCCGGAGCAACGCGCTTGGCCTGGTCAAGTTCATGTTTCCGAACAAATACAACATCTACCTGCATGACACGCCACAAAAGAGCCTGTTCAAACGCGAAGTCCGCGCCTTTTCGCATGGCTGTATTCGTTTGGCGCAACCTTTTGAATTTGCCTATGCGCTGCTGGCCAAACAAACCGAAGACCCAATCGACTTTTTCCACCGCATTTTGAAATCCGGTAAGGAAACCAAGGTGGAGCTGGATCAGCAGGTGCCTGTTCACATTATCTACCGAACCGCATATGTGTCCAACAAAGGCCGGGCCGAGTTCCGCCGGGATGTTTATGGGCGTGATGCCAAGGTCTGGTCTGCACTGGAGCGGGCTGGGGTGTCACTGTCAGACGTTCAGGGGTAA
- a CDS encoding DUF882 domain-containing protein: MAELTKTGMTRRALLGAFAATTVAAAPTFSKAAGFLRGGGDIRRIRMFSGRTGERLDMIYWIDGDYIKDAVKEINYFMRDWRTDQVKSMDLRTIDIMAASHNLLDISEPYMMLSGYRSPQTNAMLRRRSRGVAKNSLHMRGQAADLRLASRSVTQMANAAKACHAGGVGKYRGSNFVHMDCGVVRSWNG, encoded by the coding sequence ATGGCAGAACTTACTAAGACGGGCATGACCCGGCGGGCACTTCTTGGTGCATTTGCAGCAACAACCGTAGCGGCAGCACCAACGTTTTCTAAGGCAGCAGGTTTTCTACGTGGTGGCGGTGATATCCGCCGCATTCGGATGTTTTCCGGGCGTACTGGTGAACGGCTGGATATGATCTACTGGATTGATGGCGACTACATCAAAGACGCCGTGAAAGAGATCAACTACTTCATGCGCGACTGGCGGACCGATCAGGTTAAATCCATGGATCTGCGCACCATCGACATCATGGCAGCTTCACATAACCTGCTCGATATCTCCGAGCCCTATATGATGTTGTCCGGGTATCGTAGCCCGCAGACCAACGCGATGCTCCGTCGGCGCTCACGCGGGGTGGCTAAGAACTCGCTGCATATGCGTGGACAGGCCGCCGATCTGCGTCTGGCATCGCGCTCCGTCACCCAAATGGCAAATGCCGCCAAGGCCTGTCACGCTGGTGGCGTTGGCAAATACCGCGGCTCGAACTTTGTCCATATGGACTGTGGTGTCGTGCGCAGCTGGAACGGCTAA
- a CDS encoding IS5 family transposase, with product MSSWAPTKYKTTNWSSSNDALKQRGSLAIWFDPEMVWTPPPTGRRGRQCKFSDAAIQTCLTMKVLFGMPLRQTAGFVESLLRLVGLDWSVPDFSTLWRRQKTLNVSLPYFGGTGPLNLLIDSTGIKAEGEGEWNARKHGGPKRRIWRKIHIGIDEETLEVRAVEVTTSNIGDAPMLPELLNQIPPDQDLGSVTADGAYDTRRCHDVIAARGAHAVIPPRKNAKPWKPTSAGAIARNEAVNASRYLGRALWRRWSGYHRRSRVETKMHCVKLLGQSLMAWDFDRQVAEIQVRIAVLNRYTALGIPVTEPVG from the coding sequence ATGAGCAGTTGGGCCCCTACGAAGTATAAGACCACGAATTGGTCGTCTTCCAATGACGCGCTGAAGCAGCGTGGATCGTTGGCGATCTGGTTTGATCCCGAGATGGTTTGGACACCGCCACCGACCGGCAGGCGCGGTCGTCAATGCAAGTTCAGCGATGCCGCGATCCAGACCTGTCTGACCATGAAAGTCCTTTTCGGTATGCCACTGAGGCAGACGGCTGGGTTCGTTGAGAGTCTGTTGCGGCTGGTCGGACTGGATTGGTCCGTGCCCGATTTCAGTACGCTGTGGCGCCGCCAGAAGACGCTGAACGTGAGCTTGCCGTATTTCGGTGGGACTGGCCCACTGAACCTTCTGATCGATAGCACAGGCATCAAGGCAGAGGGCGAAGGTGAATGGAACGCCCGCAAGCATGGCGGCCCCAAGCGACGTATTTGGCGCAAGATACATATCGGGATTGATGAGGAAACGCTGGAGGTTCGCGCGGTAGAGGTCACCACCAGCAACATCGGTGATGCGCCCATGTTGCCTGAACTGCTCAACCAAATCCCACCAGATCAGGACCTTGGGTCAGTGACCGCCGATGGTGCCTACGACACGCGCAGATGCCATGACGTGATTGCAGCACGGGGCGCTCATGCAGTCATTCCGCCGCGCAAGAACGCCAAACCGTGGAAACCCACAAGCGCCGGAGCCATCGCAAGAAACGAAGCGGTCAATGCCTCACGATACCTAGGGCGCGCGCTGTGGCGACGATGGAGCGGATACCACCGCCGAAGCCGCGTTGAAACCAAGATGCACTGTGTGAAGCTGCTCGGCCAATCGCTGATGGCCTGGGACTTCGACCGGCAGGTAGCGGAAATCCAAGTCCGCATCGCGGTCCTAAACCGCTACACCGCTCTTGGCATACCCGTCACAGAGCCCGTAGGGTAA
- a CDS encoding relaxase/mobilization nuclease domain-containing protein, translated as MILKGSQRAGAKALANHLMNERDNDHVTCLGLRGFSTNQLDDALAETYAISKATRCKQFMFSLSLNPPTDHIATEDEFLEAADRAEQALGLDGQPRAVVVHEKEGRRHAHVVWSRIDVDEMKAINLPHFKNKLRDCSRDLFLDHGWVLHDGLATYGNKSPLNFTLEEWQQAKRQGVDPREIKQAFQHSWERCDSQIGFKNALEDRGYFLARGDRRGFVALDVDGNVYAIPKWTGLKSKDVKAKLGSPEDLSSVDETRSSIRSRVSGQMREYIAQVKERQAQEFKPLRAEHQAMKTSHKSERLKLKDGQSKRWAEETKERSSRLNKGLRGLFDGLSGKNKSIRLQNEREARLAAKRDQDQRDFMVKEQMKERQSLQQGFRRLRRTQQEQRSLFAHLISSARKLKDTEAAIQSQNKTRRIKPTP; from the coding sequence ATGATCCTCAAAGGTTCACAACGTGCAGGCGCAAAGGCGTTGGCAAATCACCTTATGAATGAACGTGACAACGATCATGTCACCTGTTTAGGGTTGCGAGGATTTTCAACTAATCAACTTGATGATGCGTTGGCTGAAACCTACGCAATTTCCAAAGCCACCCGTTGTAAGCAGTTCATGTTCTCTTTGAGTTTAAACCCACCCACAGATCACATTGCCACCGAAGACGAATTTCTTGAGGCCGCAGATCGTGCAGAACAAGCACTGGGGCTGGATGGTCAGCCCCGCGCTGTTGTGGTGCATGAAAAAGAAGGCCGTCGTCATGCCCATGTGGTGTGGTCGCGCATTGACGTGGATGAGATGAAGGCCATCAACCTTCCTCACTTCAAGAACAAGCTGCGGGACTGCTCACGCGATCTGTTTTTGGATCATGGCTGGGTGCTGCATGACGGGTTGGCAACCTACGGCAACAAATCTCCACTGAACTTCACACTGGAAGAATGGCAACAAGCCAAACGCCAAGGTGTCGATCCCCGTGAAATCAAACAAGCCTTCCAGCACTCATGGGAACGCTGTGACAGCCAGATCGGCTTCAAAAATGCTCTTGAAGATCGTGGGTACTTCCTCGCCCGTGGTGATCGTCGTGGGTTCGTCGCCTTGGATGTCGATGGCAATGTTTACGCCATCCCCAAATGGACAGGCCTCAAGTCCAAGGATGTGAAAGCCAAGCTAGGTTCTCCTGAAGATCTGTCATCAGTTGATGAAACGCGCAGCTCTATCCGCTCTCGTGTTTCAGGGCAGATGCGTGAATATATCGCTCAGGTCAAAGAACGACAGGCGCAAGAATTCAAACCGCTGCGCGCGGAACATCAGGCCATGAAAACATCCCATAAATCTGAGCGGCTGAAGCTCAAGGATGGGCAATCCAAACGCTGGGCTGAGGAAACCAAAGAGCGTTCCAGCCGTTTGAACAAGGGTTTGCGCGGATTGTTTGATGGCCTTTCGGGCAAGAACAAATCCATTCGCTTGCAAAATGAACGAGAAGCACGGCTTGCCGCCAAGCGAGACCAAGACCAACGCGATTTCATGGTCAAGGAACAGATGAAAGAGCGGCAATCCTTGCAGCAGGGCTTTCGTCGCTTGCGGCGAACACAACAAGAGCAGCGCTCCTTGTTTGCCCATCTGATTTCAAGCGCTCGGAAACTCAAAGATACCGAGGCAGCCATCCAATCACAGAACAAAACACGACGTATAAAACCCACCCCTTAG
- a CDS encoding oligosaccharide flippase family protein, with amino-acid sequence MPFKEIIKSQTLSARFLRSSAWSIIGYGGGQVIRFASNLVLTRILFPEDFGLMALVTVFLVGLMMISDVGLSPSIQQSSRGDDPVFLDTAWTIQILRGLLLWGACFVIAPLGARFYDSEHLSLMLPVAGISLLVAGFTPTRVETANRHLKIGVVTSLDIAAQFLAFVANVALALILQSVWALVIGTVIGAGVRLFFMVAFLPGHKNRIRWESSTATEIVTFGRWIFLSTVCGFLLVQSDKAILGKYIDLYQLGIYNIGFFLASVPQAMAASLMSRILIPIHREWNPRFSHENYTRLRKTRFVLTFVTLSLQCVLAWSGIWVVDILYSDQYSAAGGVLVAIACMNTPYLTGMTYDYAALAAGDSKGMFFLQLMKTILQLTLFSIGFFSFGLVGALAGVWLSQLLSHIFVVRLARKHGVWDWGHDLVFGLVATCVCATAIYVQRDELLLLLDFK; translated from the coding sequence ATGCCGTTTAAAGAAATAATAAAGTCTCAAACTCTGTCGGCACGTTTTTTGCGCAGCTCGGCTTGGTCGATAATAGGGTATGGCGGTGGTCAAGTTATCCGCTTCGCATCCAATCTCGTATTGACGAGAATCCTGTTCCCAGAAGATTTTGGTCTTATGGCGCTGGTGACCGTGTTCCTGGTCGGCCTCATGATGATCTCAGATGTGGGATTGTCTCCCTCTATTCAGCAGAGTTCTCGCGGCGATGACCCGGTATTTCTAGATACCGCTTGGACAATTCAAATTTTGCGCGGCCTGTTGCTTTGGGGGGCATGCTTTGTAATTGCCCCATTGGGAGCAAGGTTTTACGATTCAGAACATCTTTCTTTGATGTTACCTGTCGCTGGAATATCCTTACTTGTCGCTGGTTTCACTCCAACTCGAGTTGAGACTGCAAACAGACATCTGAAAATTGGCGTGGTGACATCCTTAGATATAGCAGCGCAATTCCTTGCGTTCGTTGCCAATGTGGCGTTGGCATTAATACTGCAATCTGTTTGGGCGCTGGTCATTGGTACGGTTATTGGTGCAGGTGTGAGGCTGTTCTTCATGGTAGCTTTCCTGCCGGGCCACAAGAACAGAATTAGATGGGAATCAAGCACTGCCACTGAGATTGTTACTTTTGGTCGGTGGATTTTTCTCAGTACGGTATGTGGTTTTTTGCTGGTGCAGTCGGATAAAGCCATACTTGGGAAGTACATCGATTTGTATCAGCTCGGAATTTACAATATAGGATTTTTTCTAGCTTCCGTGCCACAGGCAATGGCTGCAAGTTTGATGTCACGCATCTTGATTCCTATTCACCGCGAGTGGAATCCACGTTTTTCTCATGAAAATTACACGCGGCTTAGAAAGACCCGTTTTGTCCTCACTTTTGTAACTTTGTCTCTCCAATGCGTGTTGGCCTGGTCTGGCATCTGGGTCGTGGATATATTGTATTCAGATCAATACTCTGCTGCCGGAGGTGTTCTCGTAGCAATCGCATGCATGAATACCCCTTACCTTACAGGTATGACATACGATTACGCCGCACTTGCAGCGGGCGACTCTAAGGGAATGTTCTTTCTTCAGTTAATGAAAACAATCCTTCAGCTAACTCTTTTTTCAATTGGATTTTTCTCATTTGGTCTTGTTGGCGCGCTAGCTGGCGTGTGGCTGTCGCAGCTCTTATCACATATTTTTGTTGTCCGGCTGGCACGCAAGCATGGGGTCTGGGATTGGGGCCATGATCTTGTTTTCGGCCTTGTCGCTACATGCGTATGCGCTACGGCGATTTATGTGCAAAGGGATGAGTTGCTGTTGCTTTTAGATTTTAAATAA
- a CDS encoding glycosyltransferase yields MRFLFFVPDVAVVRGGISVILDTINVLNENNIEAVALYSRPDFEYQSYIKTAPRIWSPVVREPDLRTKKKTLLDYALGRKVRPEGNAKPCPKWDARPGDVLIVPEYVSAWMPDRVPQYVRKVLFNQNPFALLNSSTKDGFDKRNFHTSLSISDACSAANRMVMGDEGHFFPLCISKELFGYVEDKSFQVAYMPRKREDDSLALIKCLRASPEMKDISFVPIDGLSNTDAAKKIGESLFFLSFSEREGFGLPAAEAMATGSIVIGYSGVGGDEYFNEDNGYKVPEDNLMRFYEDAIRIVGGYQENRKSFDTMRRKASQNILEKYSEDEFKRGVLQSFSKICDNSATTS; encoded by the coding sequence ATGAGGTTTTTGTTTTTCGTTCCAGATGTCGCCGTTGTACGCGGAGGAATATCCGTAATACTAGATACGATCAATGTCCTAAACGAAAACAACATTGAAGCAGTTGCGCTATATAGCCGACCCGATTTCGAGTATCAGAGCTATATAAAGACAGCTCCCCGCATATGGTCTCCGGTTGTACGTGAACCCGACCTTAGAACTAAAAAGAAAACTTTGCTCGACTACGCGTTGGGACGTAAAGTTAGGCCAGAAGGAAATGCCAAGCCATGCCCAAAATGGGATGCCAGACCGGGTGACGTACTGATCGTTCCTGAATACGTTTCAGCTTGGATGCCTGACCGTGTTCCCCAGTACGTTAGAAAAGTACTATTCAACCAAAACCCATTCGCTCTCCTTAATTCCTCAACCAAAGACGGTTTCGACAAACGGAATTTCCACACATCTCTTTCCATTTCGGATGCATGTTCAGCTGCAAATAGAATGGTCATGGGGGATGAAGGACACTTCTTCCCTCTTTGTATTTCAAAAGAACTTTTTGGATATGTAGAGGATAAGTCCTTTCAGGTGGCTTACATGCCCAGAAAACGAGAAGACGATTCCTTGGCTTTGATAAAATGTTTGAGGGCTAGCCCAGAAATGAAGGATATCTCATTTGTTCCCATCGATGGGTTGTCCAATACAGATGCAGCCAAAAAAATAGGGGAATCCCTGTTTTTCTTGTCCTTTTCAGAGCGCGAAGGGTTTGGACTTCCTGCCGCTGAAGCAATGGCCACTGGCTCTATCGTTATCGGGTACTCGGGTGTAGGTGGAGACGAGTATTTCAACGAAGACAATGGCTACAAGGTGCCCGAAGACAACCTAATGCGCTTCTACGAAGACGCAATTCGAATTGTCGGGGGATATCAAGAAAATCGTAAGAGTTTTGACACCATGAGGAGAAAGGCCTCCCAAAATATATTAGAAAAATACTCGGAAGATGAATTCAAGAGAGGCGTGCTGCAATCCTTTTCGAAAATTTGCGACAACAGTGCCACCACATCGTGA
- a CDS encoding Hint domain-containing protein yields MPTVDIIRLDEDPHESAHGVRTDTSSRGVDLDGAQITATFADGTTEVLTWKALDPYTAGGASGTDIDMYFGYDWHDLTTTKLLTSLQIDLAPASSVFDTNFATDEDPLGGSTPTSKNGYPFKLSPEYEDLTGTISATYTGIVNITGSEAVGDLYTTMIIDFSGLPEGGLLGDLVWNSDIDTLTGPFEDGLTATSDVFEISGDGSEVLNVLDNDLHSDGSSLTITHIEGQAVSAGDTVTLGSGEVVTLNADGTLSISNDSTVDETSSFSYTVADDEGHTDTGSVQVKTVVSTAPCFVAGTLIKTEFGLVAVEALEVGDRIVTRDHGLQPLRWIGRSTRRASGQNAPVVFAENALGRHDCIAVSPNHRVLISSDLAELLFGQFEVLVKAKHLVNDTTIRVVADGQLVTYVHLLFDQHEILCGNGLESESYHPGAETLGSFDAETQAEVLALMADFGHYGPTARTTLKSHESQLLRAS; encoded by the coding sequence ATGCCCACAGTCGACATTATCCGGCTAGATGAAGACCCGCATGAAAGCGCCCATGGCGTGCGCACCGACACATCTTCTCGCGGGGTGGATCTGGATGGCGCCCAAATCACCGCAACCTTCGCGGATGGCACAACCGAAGTCCTGACCTGGAAGGCATTGGATCCCTATACCGCTGGCGGTGCGTCAGGGACCGATATCGATATGTACTTTGGCTATGACTGGCATGATCTGACGACAACCAAACTATTGACCTCGTTGCAGATTGACCTAGCTCCGGCAAGTTCGGTGTTTGATACAAACTTTGCCACGGACGAAGACCCTCTGGGGGGATCGACGCCCACATCCAAAAATGGCTATCCGTTCAAGCTCTCCCCGGAATACGAAGACCTGACGGGCACCATTTCCGCCACCTATACCGGTATTGTCAACATTACCGGAAGCGAGGCCGTAGGCGATCTTTATACCACCATGATCATCGACTTTTCTGGCCTCCCAGAGGGTGGATTGCTTGGCGATCTGGTGTGGAATTCGGATATCGACACATTGACCGGCCCTTTTGAAGACGGTCTGACTGCCACCAGTGACGTGTTTGAAATTTCCGGTGACGGCTCCGAGGTCCTAAATGTTCTGGACAATGACCTTCACAGCGACGGCAGCAGTCTGACGATCACCCATATCGAGGGGCAGGCGGTCTCAGCTGGGGACACCGTCACCCTGGGCAGCGGCGAGGTGGTGACCCTGAATGCTGACGGGACGCTTTCGATCAGCAATGACAGCACCGTCGATGAGACCAGCAGCTTTTCTTATACGGTGGCGGATGATGAGGGCCACACCGACACTGGATCAGTTCAGGTCAAAACTGTCGTCAGCACCGCGCCCTGTTTTGTGGCAGGCACGCTGATCAAAACCGAATTTGGCTTGGTGGCTGTTGAAGCGCTTGAGGTCGGAGACCGAATTGTGACCCGAGATCATGGGCTACAGCCGCTGCGCTGGATTGGGCGCAGTACCCGCCGTGCGTCAGGGCAAAATGCACCGGTGGTTTTTGCAGAAAACGCGCTTGGCCGTCACGACTGCATCGCGGTCTCGCCAAATCACCGGGTGTTGATCTCTTCAGATCTGGCAGAGCTGCTCTTTGGACAGTTCGAAGTCCTGGTCAAAGCCAAACATCTTGTAAACGACACAACGATCCGCGTGGTGGCGGATGGTCAGTTGGTGACCTATGTGCACCTGCTGTTTGATCAGCATGAAATCCTGTGCGGCAATGGCCTGGAAAGTGAAAGCTATCATCCAGGCGCTGAAACCCTGGGCTCCTTTGATGCCGAAACACAGGCTGAAGTACTCGCTCTTATGGCGGATTTTGGACACTACGGCCCGACGGCGCGAACGACGTTGAAATCACATGAAAGTCAGCTGCTACGCGCCTCTTAG
- a CDS encoding DUF1295 domain-containing protein yields MATRYGGVDRAHARSFGPKLTFAVLHLCLVVICLWLAFGGFEWADPTRAKVLALCAVLYWGRHGVTLFVILQRRVELSEGLGLTVFIGIVEVGFLLLGAGALSGIATPFGPWDCLGGALLVIGSSLNTGSELQRRAWKKLPGSQGRCYTGGLFSYSMHINYFGDSLMFTGWAILAASVWAFSIPLLMTALFVFYHIPALDRYLADRYGAQFHVYSRKTAKFVPFLY; encoded by the coding sequence ATGGCAACCAGATACGGCGGTGTTGATCGCGCCCATGCCCGGTCATTTGGGCCAAAACTGACCTTTGCAGTTTTGCACCTTTGTCTAGTGGTGATTTGCCTGTGGCTGGCCTTTGGCGGTTTTGAGTGGGCTGATCCAACCCGGGCCAAAGTCCTGGCGCTATGCGCTGTGCTGTATTGGGGGCGGCACGGGGTGACGCTTTTTGTGATCCTGCAGCGCCGGGTTGAACTCTCCGAAGGGCTGGGACTGACCGTGTTTATTGGCATCGTTGAAGTTGGGTTTTTGCTGCTGGGGGCAGGGGCTTTGTCCGGTATTGCCACACCTTTTGGTCCTTGGGATTGTCTGGGGGGGGCTTTGTTGGTGATCGGATCCTCCCTGAACACCGGCTCTGAACTGCAACGACGTGCCTGGAAAAAACTGCCCGGCTCACAGGGGCGCTGCTACACGGGGGGGCTGTTCTCTTATTCCATGCATATCAACTATTTTGGCGACAGCCTGATGTTCACGGGATGGGCCATTCTGGCAGCCTCGGTCTGGGCGTTCTCCATTCCCTTGCTGATGACTGCGCTGTTTGTCTTTTACCACATCCCAGCGCTGGATCGGTATCTGGCCGACCGATATGGCGCCCAGTTCCATGTCTATTCCCGCAAAACTGCCAAGTTCGTGCCGTTCCTCTATTGA
- a CDS encoding TetR/AcrR family transcriptional regulator has translation MPKIVDHQAHSQHLAQRAAGYFSDHGYAGTSMRAVAQHLGLSKSALYHYFPSKEDLFLACTKQVMGAFDADFVDPAASEQENLHRLTEALRQDFAREMALIFDYLRGKTQNEIAQDEAMQVAMSAYRRVVTSIVGEKRAEAVLARLLGELMLDYFSGK, from the coding sequence ATGCCAAAAATTGTCGACCACCAGGCTCACAGTCAGCACCTGGCGCAACGCGCTGCGGGGTATTTTTCGGATCATGGCTATGCCGGCACCAGTATGCGCGCGGTGGCGCAGCATCTGGGCCTGTCAAAAAGCGCGCTGTATCACTACTTTCCAAGCAAAGAAGATCTGTTTTTAGCCTGCACCAAACAGGTTATGGGCGCATTTGACGCCGATTTTGTCGACCCAGCGGCGTCAGAGCAGGAAAACCTTCACCGCCTGACAGAGGCCCTGCGTCAGGATTTTGCCCGCGAAATGGCGCTGATTTTTGACTACCTGCGGGGCAAGACCCAAAACGAGATTGCCCAGGATGAGGCCATGCAGGTGGCCATGAGTGCTTATCGCAGGGTTGTCACAAGTATTGTCGGGGAAAAACGGGCCGAGGCGGTCCTGGCCCGTTTGTTGGGAGAACTGATGTTAGACTATTTTTCTGGGAAATGA
- a CDS encoding enoyl-CoA hydratase-related protein, protein MTDTITLEADGRVTLLTINRPQKRNAITQQMYGVMADALKAYEASDTQRAFVITGAEDYFTAGNDLQDFSTADHTEDLPPVARFLEAISTCKKPVIAAVNGPAIGIGLTMLLHCDLVYASASATFTAPFVKLGLVPEAASSMLLSASVGMAVANDILLAGRSLSAEEAHSYGLVSRVFDDGALQGQVAEIAKHVAASAPEAIKLSKSLIRHQRDQVAVHMQRESDLFVAQLKSPEFAEVVSAMMQKRTPSFS, encoded by the coding sequence ATGACCGACACAATTACACTAGAGGCCGATGGCCGGGTTACCCTTCTGACCATCAATCGGCCGCAAAAACGCAATGCGATCACCCAACAGATGTATGGGGTCATGGCAGATGCGCTCAAAGCCTATGAGGCCTCTGACACACAGCGCGCCTTTGTCATTACCGGAGCGGAGGATTATTTCACCGCTGGCAATGACCTGCAGGATTTTTCCACGGCGGATCACACAGAGGATTTGCCACCTGTCGCCCGGTTTCTCGAAGCGATCTCTACTTGCAAAAAGCCGGTGATTGCCGCCGTGAATGGCCCCGCAATTGGCATCGGGCTGACGATGCTGCTGCATTGTGATCTGGTCTATGCCTCTGCCAGCGCAACCTTCACCGCGCCCTTTGTCAAATTGGGCCTGGTGCCAGAGGCTGCCTCGTCAATGTTGTTGTCGGCCTCGGTAGGTATGGCAGTGGCCAATGACATCCTGCTGGCCGGGCGCAGCCTGTCCGCCGAAGAGGCGCATAGCTACGGTCTGGTTTCCCGGGTATTTGATGACGGCGCGCTGCAGGGGCAGGTGGCAGAGATTGCCAAACACGTCGCCGCATCGGCGCCTGAGGCGATTAAACTGTCAAAATCCCTGATCCGTCATCAGCGCGATCAGGTTGCAGTGCACATGCAGCGCGAGTCCGACCTGTTTGTGGCGCAGTTGAAATCTCCGGAGTTCGCCGAGGTTGTCTCTGCGATGATGCAAAAACGAACGCCGTCTTTTTCCTGA